One stretch of Zingiber officinale cultivar Zhangliang chromosome 6B, Zo_v1.1, whole genome shotgun sequence DNA includes these proteins:
- the LOC121992439 gene encoding ras-related protein RABH1e-like has product MSPVTERGCCLKVETLPRRVDDLLLLLFLLLLLLLLCLLLRSHLQSALPKRGRMAMVSALAKYKLVFLGDQSVGKTSIITRFMYDKFDITYQATIGIDFLSKTMYLEDRTVRLQLWDTAGQERFRSLIPSYIRDSSVAIIVYDISNRQSFLNTSRWIEEVRTERGSDVIIVLVGNKTDLIDKRQVSMEEGETKARESGVMFIETSAKAGFNIKPLFRKIAASLPGMESLTSTKQEDMVDVNLKTTTTSAQPQQQSSGCAC; this is encoded by the exons ATGTCGCCCGTTACAGAACGAGGATGCTGCTTAAAAGTTGAAACCCTCCCTCGAAGAGTAGacgacctcctcctcctcctcttcctcctccttctccttcttcttctctgtctTCTCCTTCGTTCGCATCTGCAATCCGCCCTTCCAAAGCGAGGGAGAATGGCGATGGTATCGGCTCTAGCCAAGTACAAGTTGGTGTTCTTGGGAGATCAATCGGTGGGCAAAACTAGCATCATCACTCGCTTCATGTACGACAAATTCGATATCACGTATCAG GCAACCATTGGAATTGATTTTCTATCCAAAACAATGTACCTAGAAGACCGTACTGTGCGTCTTCAGCTCTG GGATACTGCTGGACAGGAGAGATTTAGAAGTCTTATTCCAAGCTACATTAGAGACTCTTCTGTTGCAATTATTGTTTATGATATATCTA ATCGGCAATCATTCTTAAACACTTCAAGGTGGATTGAGGAAGTGCGAACAGAAAGAGGCAGTGATGTTATCATAGTTCTTGTTGGGAACAAGACAGACCTTATTGACAAAAG ACAAGTCTCAATGGAAGAAGGAGAAACGAAAGCTCGTGAGTCTGGAGTGATGTTTATCGAAACCAGCGCTAAGGCTGGATTCAACATCAAA CCATTGTTCCGCAAAATTGCCGCTTCCCTCCCTGGGATGGAATCACTCACCTCCACCAAGCAGGAGGACATGGTTGATGTTAATTTGAAGACGACGACAACTTCAGCGCAGCCACAACAGCAATCGAGTGGATGTGCATGCTAG